In the Populus trichocarpa isolate Nisqually-1 chromosome 1, P.trichocarpa_v4.1, whole genome shotgun sequence genome, AGGAGGGATTTGATGTTtgcagctgcagctgctgcgGCCTACTCCATTGCCAGAGTCGCCATCGCTGATGAAGAACCTGAGCGAGGGACCCCAGAAGCTAAGAAGAAGTATGCTCCTATTTGTGTCACAATGCCAACTGCTCGCATCTGCCGCAAGTGacaatttgatgttttattttatgctcGTTGATGTTTGGATTATGAATGTAATGTAAAAGTCGCACTCACTTGTATGCTTTTATTGGAGAAGTCTCCTCCTTTCAAACCTCCTCTTCTCCATCTATGTTTCATTTTATAGAACCCAATTCCTCAGACCCAACCTCCTCCTTGTCTCTCAATTTAAGGTTGCTCAAAAGGACTAAAGGCGTTTAcgaaccttttatttttcaaggtacAGCGTAGGGTTACCTCCTACCACTCGGGAAACACCTTTTCCGATCACAAGCGAACAACTCGACTTTCCCTTCAATTTAGGTTGTCAAAATTATTACTACCAAATAAAACTTCGATACAAATTATCACAACAAACTTCCATTTTTCTGTAGCTGAAATGGTTGCCTTAAGATATGGCCTATGGAGGTTAACTTCACCTTCCAGAAACAGTTGATCGAAACTAGAAAGGAATATGACACTGCCGACCTCAATTATCCAGGAATTCAAAACACTATCCGATcccgagagagagagacacaAAAATGGGAACATCAAATACTCGCAATTTCCAATTTTAATCCAAGAAGAGCTAGTTCTACTTCCGcacccaaaaaataaagaatcaagaAGGGTGGGGTCTAGCAGCAAGGGCTAGTCCTCCCCTAAGACGAACACGGTTCGAATCCTTGCTGGTAGTGGAACCTGCTTTGAGGTGCCCGAAGATGCCGCGAAGAGGATTAGTCAGGGGCTAGAGAATATCCtggtacaataaaaaaaaagaaaaaaagaaaaaacattgcatTGCATTGCATGACGACACAAAACGGAGGTTTCCCACGAGCTTTTCCACTCCATTATCTAGAACCGGTACTTGTTGCATAATTCTTGGAAAGTAAACTGAAAAACATGTCCATGATTACATGCATGGAAAAGAGattttatcagtggaaaaataagtgaaaaacactCAACAAACATTCACTTAATAAAATTCAAGCCCGTGTAAAATACAGGTCTTGTGAAAAAAGCCTAAACAAGCAAAACTGGGATACGACACTGACACTTAGCACCATGCATTGCAGCTGTTACCGACCAATAACAGCTCAGAAGACTTAGAAAGAGAGACTGTTCCACAATCACCCCAGCCATTTTGCCAGGCAATAAGATTGCGGAGGATATACATAGGTAACTCATTCTCCTTTCTCGTTTTGCTGAGTTGCAGCATAATTGCGAATAACTTCCATGGCCAACTGATGAGCAGTTTTGTTCTGCAATTTTGCAAGTTCATCCATTTTTTCATATGTATCCTTGTCAGTAAAGAGCCTCAGGTTGTATGTAGGTCGTGTAGCCACCACACCATCCCATTT is a window encoding:
- the LOC18095071 gene encoding photosystem II 5 kDa protein, chloroplastic; translated protein: MASMTMTASFLAGSTMAKQPLTTPRRGLIVAKASRTTEGVNVEMKNKEESSSGRRDLMFAAAAAAAYSIARVAIADEEPERGTPEAKKKYAPICVTMPTARICRK